From Streptomyces chrestomyceticus JCM 4735, one genomic window encodes:
- a CDS encoding WhiB family transcriptional regulator, producing MQLQTHTPSVATDLIPPPDSQETPLLPLTELDDEIDRLGAAVPCRTYDPEVFFAETPADVEYAKSLCQTCPVREACLAGAKDRREPWGVWGGELFVQGVVVPRKRPRGRPRKNPVAA from the coding sequence GTGCAACTCCAGACGCACACCCCGTCCGTCGCCACCGACCTGATCCCCCCGCCCGACTCCCAGGAGACCCCTTTGCTGCCCCTCACCGAGCTCGACGACGAGATCGACCGACTCGGCGCCGCCGTGCCGTGCCGTACCTACGACCCCGAGGTCTTCTTCGCCGAGACCCCGGCCGACGTGGAGTACGCCAAGTCCCTGTGCCAGACCTGTCCGGTGCGCGAGGCGTGTCTCGCCGGCGCCAAGGACCGTCGTGAGCCGTGGGGCGTCTGGGGCGGCGAACTGTTCGTCCAGGGCGTCGTGGTACCCCGCAAGCGTCCGCGTGGCCGTCCGCGCAAGAACCCGGTCGCGGCATGA